The following proteins are encoded in a genomic region of Clarias gariepinus isolate MV-2021 ecotype Netherlands chromosome 12, CGAR_prim_01v2, whole genome shotgun sequence:
- the mansc1 gene encoding MANSC domain-containing protein 1, translated as MFPAHGRSFRAAKLLLGALIFLQACGCALSSSGETCYSRQHRDTIVNVRKALDHQKTVMDVRKKEAERDCILACCSEELKPGIKCNMVVYKPSGQDGVENCYLFHCETEQDCPLMSASPGTNTYDIFKGSTHPAAKGKDRVPTIPNTITKQPAPTQSTSTTPKPTTTTTTTQPTTTTSTTQSTTTTTPTTRTTSTTAPTELAIILLTIPVENVPTSKSTTTTATTTTTQSTTTTTKVPSTTSTTTTAHPVQPPQPPPNPIRPSKKQPKPPKKPDSHPRPGAKVAEVPTLQKQPAQKTTTPPTPPPVTITSATTTTTTSTTTTTTTTTPSTTTTTTPKTTTTTTTKTTTTTTPSTTTTTPPTTTTTTTTTTSTSTTERTTIVVVEMENDVKNADSRPDPTAIPSASGKAKASHLMWKNSLALLVVLTLIILTFVLAVVGRRAMESFDRRHYTRLELNDLHYEI; from the exons ATGTTCCCAGCCCATGGACGCTCCTTCAGGGCAGCTAAGCTGCTTCTCGGGGCTCTGATCTTTCTCCAGGCTTGCGGCTGTGCTTTGAGCTCCAGTGGTGAGACATGTTACTCCAGGCAGCATCGAGACACCATTGTGAATGTGCGCAAGGCTCTAGATCATCAAAAGACCGTAATGGATGTCAGGAAGAAAGAAGCAGAAAGGGACTGCATCCTGGCTTGTTGCTCGGAGGAGCTGAAACCAG GTATAAAGTGCAACATGGTGGTGTATAAACCATCAGGCCAAGATGGTGTCGAGAACTGCTACCTGTTTCATTGTGAAACCGAGCAGGACTGCCCTCTAATGTCAGCCAGCCCCGGAACTAACACTTATGATATATTTAAAG GTTCAACACATCCTGCTGCCAAAGGAAAGGACCGAGTCCCCACAATCCCCAATACGATAACAAAACAACCTGCTCCTACACAATCTACATCAACAACCCCGAAACCGACAACCACAACAACTACAACCCAGCCCACCACTACGACAAGTACCACGCAGTCCACTACAACCACCACTCCGACTACAAGAACCACCTCCACCACAGCGCCCACAGAGCTGGCGATTATCCTCCTTACAATACCTGTCGAAAACGTGCCAACCAGTAAATCAactacaacaacagcaacaacaacaacaacacaatcaacaactacaacaacaaaGGTACCTTCCACAACAAGCACAACAACGACTGCACATCCGGTCCAACCGCCACAGCCACCCCCGAATCCAATCCGGCCATCCAAAAAGCAGCCCAAGCCTCCAAAAAAGCCTGATTCCCACCCGCGACCCGGTGCGAAAGTAGCTGAGGTTCCGACCTTACAGAAACAACCTGCACAGAAAACGACGACACCTCCTACCCCTCCTCCTGTTACTATCACTAGTGctacaactactactacaacttcaacaacaaccacaaccaCAACTACCACTCCATCTACAACCACTACTACTACCCCCAAAACAACCACAACCACAACCACCAAAACAACCACAACTACTACTCCGTCGACAACCACAACCACTCCTCCCACTACAACCACCACAACCACCACAACTACATCCACAAGCACCACTGAAAGAACAACTATAGTCGTCGTAGAGATGGAGAACGATGTGAAAAATGCTGATTCGCGCCCGGACCCTACAGCAATACCGTCTGCTTCGGGTAAGGCTAAGGCGTCGCACCTGATGTGGAAGAATAGCCTGGCTTTGCTGGTCGTGCTCACGCTCATCATTCTCACGTTCGTCTTGGCCGTCGTGGGCCGCAGAGCCATGGAATCGTTCGACAGGAGACACTACACGAGACTGGAGCTCAACGACCTTCACTATGAGATCTAA
- the c12h11orf98 gene encoding uncharacterized protein C11orf98 homolog gives MAPGGKINRPKTELAKNLFKRRRVLTKQKRKKPRIVGAVVDEGLITKHHLKKRSTSSRANITLSGKKRRKLLKQLRHMEKEKAGMEVEEAPKKKPTPPPADKKKKVKKTGGVEMMDVE, from the exons ATGGCTCCAGGTGGGAAAATCAACAGACCAAAAACA GAACTGGCGAAGAACCTCTTCAAGAGGCGGAGGGTTCTGACGAAGCAGAAGAGGAAGAAGCCTCGCATTGTTGGAGCAGTGGTGGATGAAGGTCTCATAACTAAACACCATCTGAAAAAGAGGAG cACCAGCTCCAGGGCGAACATTACGCTGTCTGGAAAGAAAAGACGAAAACTGCTGAAACAACTGCGCCACATGGAGAAAGAAAAGGCCGGCATGGAAG TTGAAGAAGCACCCAAGAAGAAGCCGACTCCGCCTCCTGCtgacaagaagaagaaggtgaAGAAAACCGGCGGCGTGGAGATGATGGATGtggaataa